The DNA segment TGGTCTGAGGTAATATCCAGTCGTTTACCAGTTTGGTTTGTGATTGTGTGGGAGCCTATAAATTGCTTCCCTTTCAATTTTGATTGCCCTACAGCAAATATGCCGATAACCATTTTACTGGTGTGGTAGGAATTTCAGTTGTATTACTAATGCCAGCGATTGCACTTCGGCAGATTATGCGTTTCTTTTCCAATCCACGCAAGCCTATGATACTTGCCCTTGCCAGAGCAGACCCTAAAAAGAATATTACAACCTTAGTCAAAGCATTTGGAGAATGCCGCCCACTGAGGGAGCTTGCTAACCTTGTCTGTTCTAATCCTTGAACTGCACCTATCTTGcacataaaatttgattttgatagcactttttttaattgttcCAGACATTAATAATGGGAAACCGTGACGAGCACTTTTCTTTATTGTTCCAGACATTAATAATGGGAAACCGTGACGATATTGATGAAATGTCTAGCACAAATGCATCTGTGCTTCTTTCAATTCTTAAGCTGATCGACAAATATGATCTGTATGGACAAGTGGCATATCCTAAACACCACAAGCAGTCTGATGTTCCTGACATCTATCGTCTAGCAGCAAAAACAAAGGTtctgcttttatttttcatatttttgcgAGAATGCGATCAACTGGTTAAAGTACCataaagtaaaatatataaccGCACAATATGGCTTAATTGGCATCATTTGGTGAAGTCTTTGTCTAGGCATATGTTTTCCCATTAGCTCTTGTGAATGTTTTCTTCTTgttcattttttcttaatattggCTTGCTGAATATTGAAATAAATGGGAAAGTTCATTTATCAATTCTCTGCATGGGAAGTATTATGTCAAAGATATCACTTAACTAAGTGGGACGCCCTGCTTTAATGTGTCACGGGGAGAGGGCAAGTATTATCATCTCTGCTAGAGCATATCAAGTTTTGTTGTCATATTGGTATGTTCTgaattaaatttcaattttatctcattaaaataACTTTGTTGGCTGAAGTTCTCTACATGTTTCCCTCACACTCGAATTTATTCATCTTTACACCATATTGATTTGGTTCAATTTTCTCCCCCTCGTGTTGCTTGAGCTATTATCTCAATTATTTTGTTTCTGCAGGGTGTTTTCATCAATCCAGCCTTCATTGAGCCATTTGGCCTTACTTTAATTGAGGTGTTTGTCTTTTATCTTTCGTtaggaaactttttttttagatGTTATTTTTGTACAAAATTCAACTTTAGTTCCTCTTCTCTTCTGTGCAGGCGGCAGCCTATGGTTTGCCAATTGTTGCCACCAAAAATGGGGGTCCTGTGGATATTCATAGGGTCTGTCAATTTATGGAGCCTTTCCTTTACTTTGAAGGatttttttaattccttttaGAGGCGTAATGTTCGTCAAAGGTTCATTCTAGCTTTAATAAAACTGATGATGGACTTGTTACAGGTACTTGACAATGGTCTACTTGTTGACCCAAGCGATCAGCAAGCTATTGCTGATGCTCTTCTGAAGCTTGTTTCAGAAAAGCAACTTTGGGCAAGATGCCGGCAGAATGGACTGAAAAATATTCATCTTTTTTCATGGCCAGAGCATTGTAAGACATACTTATCTCGAATAGCCAGTTGCAGGCCAAGGCAGCCACAGTGGCAAAGAAGTGATGCGGAATTTGGAAATTCAGAATCAGACTCACCTGGTGATTCCTTGAGAGATATACAGGATCTATCTTTAAACTTGAAGCTTTCATTGGACGGGGAGAAAAATGACGGGGTTTCTACTCTTGATAATATTTTAGACTCTGAAGAAAATGGTTCTGATGGCAAGAGTAGACCTGAAAATGCTGTTTTGGCATTGTCTAAGGGTGGTGTTATAGGAGGTACACAAAAGGCTTTGTCAATGGAGAAAGCAGACAACACCATTAAATTTCCAGCATTGAGGAGGAGGaagtatatttttgtaatttccgTGGATGGCAATACAACCTCAGATTTTCTTGAAATTATTGGAACAGTTGTTGAGGTGGCAGGGAAGGACTGGGGTGCAGGATCCATTGGGTTCATATTGTCAACATCACTAACAATATCTGAAGTGCACTCTCTTTTGGTCTCAGGAGGCTTAAGCCCGTCAGAATTTGATGCTTTTATCTGTAACAGTGGCAGTGAGCTCTACTATCCATCCTCTAACTCTGAGGACAGTCCTTCTGGTCTTCCCTTTTTGGTAGACTTGGATTATCGATCACACACTGAATACCGTTGGGGTGGAGAAGGTTTGAGGAAAACTTTGGTCCGTTGGGCTGCTTCTATCAATGATGGAAAGGGAGAAGGAAAAATCGTTGCAGAAGATGAAGCAGGATCTTCTATGCATTGTTATGCTTTTAAAGTGAAAGACCTATCATTGGTAATATTTCTTTATACCGAAGTGGTGTTATACCAAAGCCACCAGCCCtactccctccctctctctctgatATAAGGCTACATCTTTGCACTGTTAGTTATTACATCAATTCATTTGTAGTTGGATTTTTCAcgtattttcttagttttactaCTTACCTATGCTTCTCTTTATAATTTTGAAGTTCTTTTTTAGTAACCATTTTGCCATCACAGATCCCCCCGGTTAAGGAACTTCAAAAATTGATGAGAATTCAGGCTCTTCGGTGCCATGTTATATATTGCCAAAATGGTTCAAAGCTTAATATAATCCCTGTATTGGCTTCTAGATCCCAAGCCCTGAGGTATGCCACATTGAGAGGTttaccatttttcaaaatttcctcTGATTTCCTAGTTCCCTTCTATTTTCTCCTGTAATAGTAGTTCACATCGTTtcctgtttcttttcttttggtaaCTGTGGAGCACTCTTACATCTTCTGCAGATATCTGTTTGTCCGCTGGGGCATGGACCTGTCAAATACTGTGGTCTTCGTGGGAGAATGCGGAGACACGGATTATGAAGGATTGCTCGGTGGTATCCATAAAACTGTGATACTGAAGGGAGCTGGTACAAGTGCTTGTGAGCTTCATGCTAACAGAAGTTATCCTCTAGAACACGTTGTGCCATTTGATAGCCCCAATATTGTTCAAGCCGAGGGATGCAACAGCAATGACATCAGAGTCACGTTGCAAAAACTAGGGGTTCGTACTGGGTAGAAGTAGAACATCCCAGTTCATGAGCTCAATCCACGGTGTCGGAACCCATCATTTGGCACTGAAATGTTTGGTCTGTCATATCAATGGTCGGGCCTTTTGTATATCATCAGCTTCGAACACTAcacacaaaatattttcaatttttagttctttcaaAAGGAGGAGTCTACTCTTTCTCTTGGTTATGCCACCTCTAAAACGATCACCCTTCTTCTGTACCGTTACCCTTCAAATTTCCTTCTTGCCTAGCTTTGGTACCAATTGgggttatatataaataaacatctGCTGGCAGCATGATCctgagttttttttatgagtaatgcttcatacagtcatttttgtgcactctCTGCGCACTtcactaatatgattggctggattaatttttttttaatacacaaccaatcatatcactggagtgcacaaaggagtccacaaaaatgactgcacatagaatttttctttttttattcataattctGCCTTCCGGGTTCCTCCATCGAAGTTCTACCgttctatattatatagttgcACAAGTACAAAGGTGGGCTTTGTACGGTTTGTCTGCTGTAGTTAAATTCTCCTTTCTTGTTTTGTCATACGCCAGCGGAGCATAAAACGGATTATGGGTATACAAAAGTtttcgggtttttttttttgccccgAATAATTTCTCTTCGCATCTGAGTGATTACCTTGATGTATGTCTTGAACGTGAATGTGATCCAAGTGCTTCGgtatgtccttttttttttcccttttttttttaactataaatttttaatttgttgtgaGTAAAGGATTCCGTAGCTAATATAACATTGCGAGTATTAACGGTGACCGGGGGAAATGAGAGGCTATTTGGACACTTCGTAAGGTGATGTAACGTCTAgtctttatttatgttattgatTATTGGTACGATGTTTTGTCTGATGAATAGTTGAATCTGCTTGGGACAAAAAGCACTAGTATTAGATGTTTCCTGCCTATAGACTCATATGAGATTTGAGCATGTCTCCAcgattagggttagggttataCAGGAACTGACCAAACCGGCTCTAATCAATAGGATTGGCTGTCGAAGTCAAGAGTCAGTCGAAATCGATGAAGAACTATAGAAAATTGCTCAAACTGTCGTCGGCCAGTTTGGTCCTAATTTGAATCAATGTCAATCTGCCGAATTAGttggtatatatttatttttttgttatatatgaaatgatgtcattttatttaaataaaatgaaataatattgttttaaagagtttttaaaaaaatttatgaaacaaTGCCGTTTGGTTTAAGATATCAAATGACGCTATTTTGAGTTAGGGCTTCAACCCTAACCCCTTTCTCTCCTCATTTTCTCAATatcatttcttctctctctctcacacacacaaatGCAATCTTCAAACTTTATAGGCTCTCATCTCCAAGACTCCATCTCATGCTCtttgccatctctctctctctctctttgagaTGCAATCTCCCATCTCCATCCCAGGTCGCAActctctcatctccctctcaAGCTCATatctctcatctccctctctATCTCAACTccacctcttctctctctcaaatctcCAAAACACATGCAGTCTCAAGCCTccattccatttttctttttttcggtTATTTGcttatttgtaatttgttgCGAGATTTGCTATTTTGCTGTTGAGTGTTGTGAGATCTTTTTTGTCGAGTGAAACCGGCAGGGACACCGATCAACCAAGGGTAACCAGCCAAAACTACGCCAGCCATTTTACCCACCTTCATTGGTCGGTTTTGGTCAAGATAATCCCTTGGAAAACATATTTGTGCGGTTTCGATACCGCACTGATATGGTCGGTTTGCCGGCTAATGGACTCCTCCCTTTTTTCATCCACTCTACGAAGTAGTCATGTCTACCTCACCATTTTCTGGTGTCTCTCACATGTAGCATTTACGGCCTCCTCTCCCTACGTTGCTACTTCTACTCAGACGACAACAAGACCATTCCCTCGTAAAACTAGAGTtatattagagagagagagagtcgataATAGATGTAAATGAAACGCGATTGACAAAACTTTGCAAAAAGCCTATTGATTTAACTGTAAGAGAAAGATGCAAATAGTGTGGCATTTGCAACTGTCAGTTCTATTGGACCCACGTCCTCACTTCAATTCTTCCCATCCACCCTTTGTTATTCCTTCCCTCGCCAACGCGTGTTCCAACAGCTCTACCAGtcaaaatgccaaaaaaaataactcgaaaaaagagaaataacatGCCTTCATACTAAGATGTCGCTCAGATCCATTGAACTGAGCGAACCAATGCCTATATATATTGGCAGAACTCAAGTATGGTTGAACCAGGGTCCAATTGCACCGTTCACATGTCCATTACTGTGGATCCCAACCCCATTTGGAATGAGTGAAGGTGGCAATCCAACAGCCATTGGAGGTGGTGCAGCAGTATATAACCCATGATTGTGTGGAAGGGTGTGAGGACTCACAAGAGGACTGCCAGCTGGACTCCCTTTCCGCTGTTGAAGAGCATGGATCTGTCTGATCCCTTCTTCATGAATACGTGTCAATGTCTCCAACTCCTTCATTGACAGAGCTTCCAAACCAGCACCATATAGAGGGGCATGCCGCGTCATTTCTTCCTGGAGTGAAGCCTCAAGGGTGTGAATATATTGCTGCatgagaaagggagagagaaccATCAATCCAGCCACTCTGTTATTCTTCATCTTCAGagtcatcatatatatatatatatagagagagagagagagagagagagagagagagagagagagagagagagagagagagagagagagagagagagagagagagagaagggggggggggggggggggggggcgggggcaATCAAAGTTTATAGGATTTTTTTAACAACATAATAATGATATTAACATTGCAACCAAATTCAACATTCTAAGCCATAGAGCTTCAAACAGACATAATTTTAGCAGTTTCCCACCTATTGATACCACTATTATTCCATAAATTATTAGCACGCAATATGTCCAACCAAACATATGCTAAATTCATCTTTATTTGAGTTACCTAAATGAGTCGTACCAATTCAATATTGAGTTCATTCAGTCAAATGGGTTAGATCGTCTACCAGGATTTATTTAGCAAATTATCTTGTCGATCAAATTCAACGCATGCAGCTATATGTTAATTTTACTGGACATCAATGCAGTTGTTAGCTTGATTTAGGCAGAACCACAACCAAGTATTTTGACATCTAAAGAAATCAAGTGATGGAAGAACAAAACAAAGATGACCATATGAATACAGAAGGGAGTGTGAAAAAAGCATAAGCTATTTCTTCTGAAAAAAACCTGGCACGCCTGCAATTTTGATTCCATcccatcaatatatgcttcacACCGAGCAACCTGCTCTTCCTTCTCACGCTTCTCTCCTTCAGTCTGCCCCACTGTTTGTGTCAATCGCCGAACCTCATCCTCTAGTGACTGACGGATTTCCTCTCGAGTCATTTTTTCTGTGGCATACCGTTTCAGTTCTTCATCAAATCTTTTCCGTGCAGCTTCAGCACTTTTCAACCTTTCAGCAAGAGCATTCTTCTCCTTCATAACTTTCTGTAACATACAAATTGCAGTCAGAAAAATGCAATGCCAATAAACCTTTATTGGGAGATCGAAACATAATATTACACTAAGTTCTCAAAAGTATCAAACTAGGAAGCAAGCAGATAAAAAAAGGCAGGAGGAAACAGCAAGACACAAATCACGCTCAAGTGCTTGTAGTTCTGATGCTATATAGTTGTACAGAAAGTGGCTGCTCAAGCCACAACCTAAGATTGCAAGTGCAGAGCAAGAGAAGATGGTAAATGAAGTAAAATTGAATGTAGACTTGAATGGTAATGTTTTCTACTCAATTTCAATAGCAGAGTAATTAGTTCAAAGCCAGACTGAAGAAATCTGGCAGCAACTTAGAACTAGACATATATCCATTTCTGAATTTCCTCCCAAAAAAAGTACTGA comes from the Carya illinoinensis cultivar Pawnee chromosome 8, C.illinoinensisPawnee_v1, whole genome shotgun sequence genome and includes:
- the LOC122319038 gene encoding probable sucrose-phosphate synthase 1 isoform X2, producing MAGNDWINSYLEAILDVGPGLDDAKKSSLLLRERGHFSPTRYFVEEVITGFDETDLHRSWLRAAATRSLQERNTRLENMCWRIWNLVRKKKQLEGEEAQHIVKRRLERERGRREATADMSEDLSEGEKGDVIVDISTHVDSIRGRMPRISSVDVMENWASQHKDKKLYIVLISLHGLIRGENMELGRDSDTGGQVKYVVELARALGTMPGVYRVDLLTRQISAPDVDWSYGEPNEMLNTRSSENSMQELGESGGAYIIRIPFGPKDKYIPKELLWPYIPEFVDGALRHIIQMSKVLGEQIGSGQPVWPVAIHGHYADAGDSAALLSGALNVPMLFTGHSLGRDKLEQLLKQGWQSREEINATYKIMRRIEGEELSLDASEIVITSTRQEIEEQWRLYDGFDPILERKLRARIKRGVSCYGRFMPRMVVIPPGMEFHHIVPHDSDMDGDVERNEDHSASSDPPIWSEIMRFFSNPRKPMILALARADPKKNITTLVKAFGECRPLRELANLTLIMGNRDDIDEMSSTNASVLLSILKLIDKYDLYGQVAYPKHHKQSDVPDIYRLAAKTKGVFINPAFIEPFGLTLIEAAAYGLPIVATKNGGPVDIHRVLDNGLLVDPSDQQAIADALLKLVSEKQLWARCRQNGLKNIHLFSWPEHCKTYLSRIASCRPRQPQWQRSDAEFGNSESDSPGDSLRDIQDLSLNLKLSLDGEKNDGVSTLDNILDSEENGSDGKSRPENAVLALSKGGVIGGTQKALSMEKADNTIKFPALRRRKYIFVISVDGNTTSDFLEIIGTVVEVAGKDWGAGSIGFILSTSLTISEVHSLLVSGGLSPSEFDAFICNSGSELYYPSSNSEDSPSGLPFLVDLDYRSHTEYRWGGEGLRKTLVRWAASINDGKGEGKIVAEDEAGSSMHCYAFKVKDLSLIPPVKELQKLMRIQALRCHVIYCQNGSKLNIIPVLASRSQALRYLFVRWGMDLSNTVVFVGECGDTDYEGLLGGIHKTVILKGAGTSACELHANRSYPLEHVVPFDSPNIVQAEGCNSNDIRVTLQKLGVRTG
- the LOC122319038 gene encoding probable sucrose-phosphate synthase 1 isoform X1 gives rise to the protein MAGNDWINSYLEAILDVGPGLDDAKKSSLLLRERGHFSPTRYFVEEVITGFDETDLHRSWLRAAATRSLQERNTRLENMCWRIWNLVRKKKQLEGEEAQHIVKRRLERERGRREATADMSEDLSEGEKGDVIVDISTHVDSIRGRMPRISSVDVMENWASQHKDKKLYIVLISLHGLIRGENMELGRDSDTGGQVKYVVELARALGTMPGVYRVDLLTRQISAPDVDWSYGEPNEMLNTRSSENSMQELGESGGAYIIRIPFGPKDKYIPKELLWPYIPEFVDGALRHIIQMSKVLGEQIGSGQPVWPVAIHGHYADAGDSAALLSGALNVPMLFTGHSLGRDKLEQLLKQGWQSREEINATYKIMRRIEGEELSLDASEIVITSTRQEIEEQWRLYDGFDPILERKLRARIKRGVSCYGRFMPRMVVIPPGMEFHHIVPHDSDMDGDVERNEDHSASSDPPIWSEIMRFFSNPRKPMILALARADPKKNITTLVKAFGECRPLRELANLTLIMGNRDEHFSLLFQTLIMGNRDDIDEMSSTNASVLLSILKLIDKYDLYGQVAYPKHHKQSDVPDIYRLAAKTKGVFINPAFIEPFGLTLIEAAAYGLPIVATKNGGPVDIHRVLDNGLLVDPSDQQAIADALLKLVSEKQLWARCRQNGLKNIHLFSWPEHCKTYLSRIASCRPRQPQWQRSDAEFGNSESDSPGDSLRDIQDLSLNLKLSLDGEKNDGVSTLDNILDSEENGSDGKSRPENAVLALSKGGVIGGTQKALSMEKADNTIKFPALRRRKYIFVISVDGNTTSDFLEIIGTVVEVAGKDWGAGSIGFILSTSLTISEVHSLLVSGGLSPSEFDAFICNSGSELYYPSSNSEDSPSGLPFLVDLDYRSHTEYRWGGEGLRKTLVRWAASINDGKGEGKIVAEDEAGSSMHCYAFKVKDLSLIPPVKELQKLMRIQALRCHVIYCQNGSKLNIIPVLASRSQALRYLFVRWGMDLSNTVVFVGECGDTDYEGLLGGIHKTVILKGAGTSACELHANRSYPLEHVVPFDSPNIVQAEGCNSNDIRVTLQKLGVRTG